One genomic region from Papaver somniferum cultivar HN1 unplaced genomic scaffold, ASM357369v1 unplaced-scaffold_24, whole genome shotgun sequence encodes:
- the LOC113341003 gene encoding uncharacterized protein LOC113341003 isoform X1 encodes MANTLCYSPVNAIKAQNRPGFLINNPNAPKVIRVNSDIFRSSQTARPHLIVVKADAKADANPSPPAVKVSSIVCKNCEGNGAVACSQCEGNGVNSVDHFDGRFKAGGLCWLCRGKKEMLCGDCNGAGFTGGFMSTFDE; translated from the exons ATGGCGAATACCCTTTGTTACTCACCAGTAAATGCCATCAAAGCTCAAAACAGACCAG GGTTCTTAATCAATAACCCAAATGCTCCTAAGGTGATTCGGGTAAACAGTGACATATTTAGGAGCTCTCAGACAGCTAGACCTCACTTAATTGTCGTTAAG GCCGATGCTAAGGCTGATGCTAATCCAAGTCCTCCAGCCGTGAAAGTATCGAGCATAGTTTGTAAAAATTGTGAGGGAAATG GTGCCGTGGCTTGCTCTCAGTGCGAAGGTAATGGGGTGAATTCTGTCGACCATTTTGATGGACGGTTCAAAGCAGGTGGCTTATGTTGGCTTTGCAG AGGCAAAAAGGAGATGCTATGTGGGGACTGCAATGGAGCTGGATTTACAGGTGGTTTCATGAGCACCTTTGACGAATAG
- the LOC113341003 gene encoding uncharacterized protein LOC113341003 isoform X2, with protein sequence MANTLCYSPVNAIKAQNRPGFLINNPNAPKVIRVNSDIFRSSQTARPHLIVVKADANPSPPAVKVSSIVCKNCEGNGAVACSQCEGNGVNSVDHFDGRFKAGGLCWLCRGKKEMLCGDCNGAGFTGGFMSTFDE encoded by the exons ATGGCGAATACCCTTTGTTACTCACCAGTAAATGCCATCAAAGCTCAAAACAGACCAG GGTTCTTAATCAATAACCCAAATGCTCCTAAGGTGATTCGGGTAAACAGTGACATATTTAGGAGCTCTCAGACAGCTAGACCTCACTTAATTGTCGTTAAG GCTGATGCTAATCCAAGTCCTCCAGCCGTGAAAGTATCGAGCATAGTTTGTAAAAATTGTGAGGGAAATG GTGCCGTGGCTTGCTCTCAGTGCGAAGGTAATGGGGTGAATTCTGTCGACCATTTTGATGGACGGTTCAAAGCAGGTGGCTTATGTTGGCTTTGCAG AGGCAAAAAGGAGATGCTATGTGGGGACTGCAATGGAGCTGGATTTACAGGTGGTTTCATGAGCACCTTTGACGAATAG